One Drosophila subpulchrella strain 33 F10 #4 breed RU33 chromosome 2R, RU_Dsub_v1.1 Primary Assembly, whole genome shotgun sequence genomic window, CAACAATGTCTTTTACTTTTCAGTACTGGTATTTTTATTCGTCTACTATCCTTATGCATATAGGCACGACCTGGACGAAGAGCAGTACGAATGAATTTGGTTAAGaggttttttaaaacattgttttcaggataaaattaaaatatgtgtacaagtttaaacaattaaattcaaataaatttatacattttaaaattgtgcTCTACATTTTatcttatttaattttatcttaTTTTCGATCTTCGATTAAGACTCTTATTTTAAAGGAGTCGGCGGCGAAAAAATGTAGTTGCGTTTTGATTTAAACGTCTCCAGTGAGATGGGCTTCGTAAATGTAAATCTTTGTCCTTGTGGCTTAATGACCAAAGAGTCTTTGGAATGCACATCCTCTGGCTGGAGTGACATCTCATCCTTGGGAGACTGCGCGAAAGAGTGTTCTAAAGTTTTTGAAGTCATATTGCTCTGGTGCCGCACCATATTCTGCGAGTACTTATTGACAGCGTAAAGGCGACGACGCTTTAAGGTTTTCAAATCAGGTGGCGTGTCCAACGGCTTAGAGCCTTGACCATTGTCAACAGGACTAGGTCTCACCATCGATCTTCCTCCAAATTTAAGAATCCGACTGGTAGTGTGTTGCTGATTCTTGGCCAAGTGCAGAGCACTCAAACAGCGATTGTACGATGAACTACCGCCAAAGGTCGTGCGTCCCTGGTAAAAATGAGAACTTAGTGATGATGTCGATTTCGAGACCCTGGTGGATGTTTGGTGTAGTAGCTCGGAGGCATTCTTGCTCCTGGCTCCCTCGCCATTTCCCTTCTTTAAGGGATGAAAGGCTCCATTAGACCATCCCGTTTTATTCTTGTCCATTGCGATAAACGCTTCGatgatataaaaatattggaaTTTTCTCGTCAATAAAATACAGTTTTGGTTATGTCAAA contains:
- the LOC119549998 gene encoding uncharacterized protein LOC119549998; its protein translation is MDKNKTGWSNGAFHPLKKGNGEGARSKNASELLHQTSTRVSKSTSSLSSHFYQGRTTFGGSSSYNRCLSALHLAKNQQHTTSRILKFGGRSMVRPSPVDNGQGSKPLDTPPDLKTLKRRRLYAVNKYSQNMSPKDEMSLQPEDVHSKDSLVIKPQGQRFTFTKPISLETFKSKRNYIFSPPTPLK